A region of uncultured Methanobrevibacter sp. DNA encodes the following proteins:
- a CDS encoding phage portal protein: MKVVTNQFLKQAVIKSVLNEYDIRSQELSKDELQYGDEIIKPPYDPFKLNILREVSGLHDICITTKCEDAIFNGKKIINNKGGDIPPDLEEFLNDFNFDEEVEKFADDVETFGYAGLEILREGNKIKSVNHISSLYLRMCKDKKRVVNQINSVKTYFKVYDPTNMEVLNKKTGTFNEGITPDTIANEILWFNTHSSESKVYGKPKYVSEIPAIVTDNAIVEYQQSHFRTRGVPNYIITISGNIEENEDYSMDDFEKDLEKEFKDVTNEPGTAMVLTIPSEDNNLNVNVHKIGEEKKEGSFLELAESIGDRIRRIHRVPRERLGDSEGSGVGSNRTEMLLKNYSKSTVGTLQKRIANVINKTIIKYEFQKTYIIIEYNPVNFEEEDNILERGIKLLQNGAMTLGEFVNRFGEPFGLNMESDDEYYEARFMNNQSLDTVLYGNDPIDSEGKLNKLIDDFDEDMKGINEPIDDDLDDEYPLEE; the protein is encoded by the coding sequence ATGAAAGTTGTAACTAATCAATTTTTAAAACAAGCCGTAATTAAAAGTGTGCTTAATGAATATGATATTCGTTCACAGGAATTAAGTAAAGATGAATTGCAATATGGGGATGAAATAATCAAACCGCCATATGATCCATTCAAATTAAACATACTACGTGAAGTATCTGGTTTACATGATATTTGCATTACCACTAAATGTGAAGATGCAATATTCAACGGCAAAAAAATCATCAACAATAAAGGTGGAGATATTCCTCCTGATTTGGAAGAATTTTTAAATGATTTTAATTTTGATGAGGAAGTTGAGAAATTTGCGGATGATGTAGAAACATTTGGTTATGCTGGTTTGGAAATACTTCGTGAAGGAAACAAAATTAAAAGTGTCAATCATATCAGTAGTTTGTATTTGCGAATGTGTAAGGATAAGAAACGTGTTGTTAATCAGATTAATAGTGTGAAAACTTACTTTAAAGTATATGACCCAACTAATATGGAAGTTTTAAATAAAAAGACTGGAACATTTAATGAAGGTATAACTCCCGATACTATTGCTAATGAAATCTTATGGTTTAACACTCATTCTTCAGAATCTAAAGTTTATGGTAAACCTAAATATGTTTCAGAGATTCCAGCTATTGTCACTGATAATGCTATTGTGGAATATCAACAATCACATTTCAGAACACGGGGTGTGCCTAACTATATCATTACTATTAGTGGGAACATTGAAGAAAATGAAGATTATAGTATGGATGATTTTGAAAAGGATCTTGAGAAAGAATTCAAGGATGTTACTAATGAACCTGGGACTGCAATGGTTTTAACAATTCCGAGTGAAGATAATAATTTAAATGTTAATGTTCATAAAATTGGAGAGGAGAAAAAAGAAGGTAGTTTTCTTGAATTAGCTGAAAGCATAGGGGATAGGATACGCCGTATTCATCGTGTGCCTCGTGAAAGACTTGGGGATAGTGAAGGTTCTGGAGTAGGGAGTAATCGTACTGAAATGTTATTAAAAAATTATAGTAAATCTACTGTGGGAACTTTACAAAAAAGAATTGCTAATGTCATCAACAAGACTATTATCAAATATGAATTCCAGAAAACTTACATTATTATTGAGTATAATCCTGTTAATTTTGAAGAGGAAGATAATATTCTTGAAAGAGGTATTAAATTACTTCAAAATGGTGCTATGACTTTAGGAGAATTTGTTAATAGGTTTGGTGAGCCTTTTGGTTTGAATATGGAATCTGATGATGAGTATTATGAGGCAAGGTTTATGAATAATCAAAGTCTTGATACTGTGCTGTATGGTAATGATCCTATTGATTCTGAAGGCAAGTTGAATAAGTTAATTGATGATTTTGATGAGGACATGAAGGGTATTAATGAACCTATTGATGATGATTTAGATGATGAATATCCTTTAGAAGAATAA
- a CDS encoding XkdF-like putative serine protease domain-containing protein has product MIIKGPILIPGVPDQSGDILDEETIRKAAIIIARNGVLIDVQHTLRNVGKILELYVLDAPTPWMTGSLPKGTVMVSIDVHDEDIQQGIRDHKLNGFSILAAPTRYMDELDRGIT; this is encoded by the coding sequence ATGATTATCAAAGGTCCTATTCTCATACCTGGAGTTCCAGACCAATCAGGTGACATACTTGATGAAGAAACTATCCGTAAAGCAGCTATAATCATTGCCCGTAATGGAGTACTTATTGATGTTCAGCATACTCTAAGGAATGTGGGTAAGATACTTGAATTATATGTGCTTGATGCTCCTACTCCATGGATGACTGGTTCATTACCTAAAGGAACTGTCATGGTGAGTATTGATGTTCATGATGAGGATATTCAACAAGGAATACGTGATCATAAATTAAATGGTTTCAGTATTCTTGCAGCTCCCACTAGGTATATGGATGAATTAGATAGGGGGATTACATAA
- a CDS encoding major capsid protein, whose translation MALTMVENEIKKSVNLGKKFVIKFVDIGQGEGKLNDGVLQAEKADTYLQHLDEQAVFLNRTKRILSTNHKRQLDKMELKVELEAGRIEGVPQTLSDSQDPNFSSRFFNAEELRALTGLHTTVMKDSIEGAGFMNTLTNRFAVANGLALERILIYGDKSSNENVKSGYKVIDGICKKIGTDADIKNETVDLTAEDSSPVQEFLRFLDLFPDVYKVDGGMACFAPYKFVSAVRRDLVTNHYRYNIDASISQDGVPMLENVPLISVPQFSVPTNGFTKKPIILTHKENIQWLADPDDILVQSAFNLRSNTWDIASTMYNDINFEQEDASALAWLKEA comes from the coding sequence ATGGCATTAACAATGGTTGAAAATGAAATTAAAAAAAGTGTTAATTTAGGTAAAAAATTCGTTATTAAGTTTGTAGATATTGGACAAGGTGAAGGTAAACTTAATGATGGTGTTTTACAAGCAGAAAAAGCAGATACTTATCTTCAACACTTGGATGAGCAAGCAGTATTCTTGAATAGAACTAAAAGAATTTTATCTACTAATCATAAAAGACAGTTAGATAAAATGGAATTGAAAGTAGAATTAGAAGCTGGAAGAATTGAAGGTGTGCCTCAAACCTTATCTGATTCCCAAGACCCGAATTTCTCAAGCAGATTCTTCAATGCTGAAGAATTAAGAGCATTAACTGGTTTACATACTACTGTAATGAAAGACAGTATTGAAGGTGCAGGTTTCATGAATACTTTAACTAATAGATTTGCAGTAGCAAACGGTTTGGCATTAGAAAGAATCCTTATTTATGGAGATAAATCTTCCAATGAAAATGTTAAATCTGGATATAAAGTAATTGATGGTATTTGTAAAAAGATAGGTACTGATGCAGATATTAAAAATGAAACAGTTGATTTAACTGCTGAAGATTCCAGTCCAGTTCAGGAATTCCTTAGATTTTTAGACTTGTTCCCAGATGTGTACAAAGTGGATGGTGGAATGGCTTGTTTTGCACCATACAAATTTGTAAGTGCAGTACGTAGGGATCTTGTAACTAATCATTACAGGTATAATATTGATGCATCTATCAGTCAAGATGGGGTTCCAATGCTTGAAAATGTTCCATTAATTAGTGTACCTCAGTTCAGTGTTCCGACTAATGGTTTCACTAAAAAACCAATTATTCTTACACATAAAGAAAATATCCAATGGTTAGCAGACCCAGATGATATTCTTGTACAATCAGCATTTAACCTCCGTTCCAATACATGGGATATTGCTTCCACAATGTACAATGATATCAACTTTGAACAGGAAGATGCTTCTGCCCTTGCATGGTTAAAGGAAGCATAA
- a CDS encoding carboxypeptidase-like regulatory domain-containing protein — MVKGSIIPSVTPEPVTHNISVSVTDGTDPIENVDVILEDSNETQYTGKTGSAGGCTISNVPEGTYSVVATATGYNEYTGTLTVDENTSTLAITLTAT, encoded by the coding sequence ATGGTTAAAGGAAGCATAATCCCTTCAGTTACTCCTGAACCAGTAACACATAACATTTCAGTATCTGTAACTGATGGAACAGATCCAATTGAAAATGTTGATGTAATATTAGAAGACTCTAATGAAACTCAATATACTGGTAAAACAGGTAGTGCTGGAGGGTGCACAATAAGTAATGTTCCAGAAGGAACATATAGTGTAGTTGCAACTGCAACAGGTTATAATGAATACACTGGAACATTAACTGTAGATGAAAATACTAGCACACTTGCAATTACTTTAACAGCAACATAA
- a CDS encoding carboxypeptidase-like regulatory domain-containing protein: MVDRGFGLALEDPQHYGEVLSTTDFNESDLDWWSEADSADFKLNDKPVTKSGSSRMNKRSRAGIIKPTGSTSADADLQRFAWYFRAYLDEYKYTHGSGDVHTHEFWGSENKKLQSFRAVYVADQLKKYIFGLLCDGLKFEVSDESMSVSVDWIYKTEHAGIIGRNGETFTKPEELINDLFVMFYDIFLDLDGKPMEGIGTNLSFEGKNNLASDKTVGFGSRAPQGQALAQKRENTPSVTIGLTEDTIESIIKAEYGKVGEFEPGDSGAYEPSRCTILEIPFGITVRMCEYPDLMMRILFPMCTLAVEYDMSGADSIDATISMETLGSNEITLEDGETKVQTDMYVLLKNNQTELGVDDSPIGEENPETVSISVSVNDGENPVSGATVSIDEITSTTGSAGGCTLNNVPTGSQTITVTADGFEEYSQTINVSSETTELTITLTEV; the protein is encoded by the coding sequence ATGGTAGATCGTGGATTTGGATTAGCATTAGAAGACCCTCAACATTACGGTGAGGTATTATCCACTACAGATTTTAACGAATCTGACTTGGATTGGTGGAGTGAAGCAGATTCAGCTGACTTCAAATTAAATGATAAACCAGTTACTAAATCTGGTTCAAGTAGAATGAATAAACGTTCACGTGCAGGAATTATCAAACCAACTGGAAGCACAAGTGCCGATGCAGATTTGCAAAGGTTTGCATGGTATTTCCGAGCATACTTAGATGAATATAAATACACTCATGGCTCTGGAGATGTGCATACTCATGAGTTCTGGGGCAGTGAAAATAAAAAACTCCAATCATTTAGAGCAGTTTATGTAGCAGATCAACTCAAAAAATATATCTTTGGATTGCTTTGTGATGGATTAAAATTTGAAGTATCAGATGAATCCATGAGTGTATCTGTGGATTGGATTTATAAAACAGAACATGCTGGAATAATTGGCAGAAACGGTGAAACATTCACCAAACCAGAAGAATTAATCAATGATTTATTTGTAATGTTCTATGATATCTTCTTAGATTTAGATGGTAAACCAATGGAAGGTATTGGAACTAACTTATCCTTTGAAGGTAAAAACAATCTTGCTTCAGATAAAACTGTAGGCTTTGGTTCAAGAGCTCCGCAAGGCCAAGCTTTAGCTCAAAAAAGAGAAAACACTCCAAGTGTAACAATTGGTTTAACTGAAGATACCATCGAATCAATTATCAAAGCGGAATATGGTAAAGTTGGTGAATTTGAACCAGGTGACAGTGGTGCATATGAACCTTCAAGATGTACAATTTTAGAGATCCCATTTGGAATAACTGTTCGCATGTGCGAATATCCTGATTTGATGATGAGAATATTATTCCCAATGTGCACTTTAGCTGTTGAATACGATATGTCTGGTGCAGATAGTATTGATGCAACTATCAGTATGGAAACTTTAGGTTCTAATGAAATCACCTTGGAAGATGGTGAGACAAAAGTTCAAACTGATATGTATGTATTATTAAAAAATAATCAAACTGAATTAGGTGTTGATGATTCTCCCATAGGTGAGGAAAATCCTGAAACAGTAAGTATTAGTGTATCAGTAAATGATGGGGAAAATCCAGTATCTGGAGCAACAGTAAGCATTGATGAAATCACATCAACTACTGGAAGTGCAGGAGGATGCACATTAAACAATGTTCCAACAGGCAGTCAAACAATCACAGTCACTGCCGATGGATTTGAAGAATACTCCCAAACAATCAATGTTTCAAGTGAAACTACAGAATTAACAATAACATTAACAGAGGTGTAA
- a CDS encoding Ig-like domain-containing protein, protein MVEKITIKPTKVRGQGNVLEPKTIENYKELNCEIESVEESTVNVNVFKLTPLFFELGFTDNSNNNITEFYSNTQINVEASVRYSNSNVVTSDERLTNQLLGLTLDGQRLVSRYVDSQGYWRQKYNIGRLSPGIHEFYLDFKGIVSQIFKVNVLKSIGSITLTSNKSETYLGENITWTANVKDDDGTPLPEKTVIFFNSSTGEILSTKQTDNNGECTFTHAETGIVSALGYRSINIRATCTDVNSNIITGTYWNHNAQSVSCEIDKTESYVGEPIYLQVTFYDHFNNIVDGTVCIDGANSNEYSIEEKNHKSYITYTPQSKGTKSLKLYLCGFSYNIYTNKEIVVNAYDASLTINTPEWIPYGGSLAIESTLLKDQQPQNENLKLYVNNEFKATINSQGIYDYEGLPKGTNTIKIVLDVPKYEYTEVTKTVYCGATVTIDNVTKN, encoded by the coding sequence ATGGTTGAAAAAATAACCATAAAACCAACAAAGGTTAGAGGACAGGGAAATGTCCTCGAACCTAAAACTATAGAAAATTATAAAGAATTAAATTGCGAAATAGAATCAGTAGAAGAATCAACAGTTAATGTTAATGTCTTTAAATTAACTCCATTATTTTTTGAGTTAGGGTTTACTGATAATTCAAACAATAATATCACTGAATTTTACTCAAACACTCAAATAAATGTAGAAGCAAGTGTAAGGTACTCAAACAGTAATGTTGTTACTAGTGATGAACGATTAACAAATCAATTATTAGGATTAACTCTTGATGGTCAACGATTAGTAAGTCGCTATGTTGATTCTCAAGGATATTGGAGACAAAAATATAATATTGGAAGATTATCTCCAGGAATACATGAATTTTATTTGGACTTCAAAGGTATAGTAAGTCAAATCTTTAAGGTAAATGTCTTAAAAAGTATCGGATCTATTACATTAACAAGCAATAAATCTGAAACTTACCTCGGTGAAAATATTACTTGGACTGCAAATGTGAAAGATGATGATGGTACACCTTTGCCTGAAAAGACGGTTATATTCTTTAATAGTAGCACTGGTGAGATTTTAAGCACAAAACAAACAGATAATAATGGAGAATGTACATTCACACATGCAGAAACAGGTATTGTTTCTGCATTAGGATACCGTTCAATTAATATACGGGCTACATGTACTGATGTAAATTCTAATATCATAACAGGCACTTACTGGAATCATAATGCTCAATCTGTATCATGTGAAATTGACAAAACTGAATCTTATGTTGGCGAACCAATATATCTGCAAGTAACATTTTATGACCATTTCAACAATATTGTAGATGGGACAGTATGTATCGATGGAGCAAACTCCAATGAATATTCTATCGAAGAAAAGAATCACAAATCATATATAACATATACTCCACAATCCAAAGGAACCAAGTCCTTAAAACTATACCTCTGTGGTTTCTCATATAACATATACACCAATAAAGAAATTGTTGTAAATGCATACGATGCATCGTTAACAATCAATACTCCAGAATGGATACCTTATGGAGGGTCTTTGGCGATTGAATCAACACTATTAAAAGATCAACAACCTCAAAATGAGAATTTAAAATTATATGTTAATAATGAATTTAAAGCCACCATTAATAGTCAAGGGATTTATGATTATGAAGGATTACCTAAAGGAACTAATACTATTAAAATAGTACTTGACGTCCCAAAATATGAATATACTGAAGTAACAAAAACAGTTTACTGTGGAGCAACAGTCACAATTGACAATGTAACTAAAAATTAA
- a CDS encoding cysteine peptidase family C39 domain-containing protein, giving the protein MTRFMNDVIVKASKTIQKSIREGKGLPDKISMKDSNSKTHNLSKKEYAGLFESRNVFILKHGRVPNYVTKNSTANNPLVMDYQDSSVTCGPTSLSMAAQMLYGNTSESAFKKACNTDSNGTSPDELVAGAKKLGYKVTKIGRNSSAVKNSLKLGKPVVAHIETGGGTKPKCLGFLNNYGHYILIYAVSGDYYLVADPTKGIKKCAFSQINKATNGRSIHYYSVSPL; this is encoded by the coding sequence ATGACTAGATTTATGAATGATGTCATCGTTAAGGCATCTAAAACAATACAAAAAAGTATACGTGAAGGCAAAGGTTTACCTGATAAAATATCCATGAAAGACAGTAACAGTAAAACACATAATTTATCTAAAAAAGAATATGCAGGACTATTTGAATCCCGTAATGTGTTTATTCTTAAACATGGAAGAGTTCCCAATTATGTGACTAAAAACAGTACTGCTAACAATCCTTTAGTTATGGATTATCAAGATTCAAGTGTAACCTGTGGGCCAACAAGTCTTAGTATGGCGGCTCAAATGTTGTATGGTAACACTAGTGAATCAGCATTTAAAAAAGCATGTAATACTGATTCAAATGGTACTAGTCCTGACGAACTTGTTGCAGGTGCTAAAAAATTAGGATATAAAGTAACAAAAATTGGTAGAAATAGTAGTGCTGTTAAAAATAGTTTGAAACTTGGAAAACCTGTAGTTGCACATATTGAAACTGGAGGGGGAACTAAACCTAAGTGTCTTGGATTTTTGAATAATTATGGTCATTACATTTTAATCTATGCGGTTAGTGGAGATTATTATTTGGTGGCTGATCCAACTAAAGGTATTAAAAAATGTGCTTTTAGTCAAATCAATAAAGCAACCAATGGTAGGTCTATACATTATTATAGTGTAAGTCCATTATAA
- a CDS encoding multiprotein bridging factor aMBF1 codes for MECEICGKPVPENNPIKAKIEGSVMVVCKECSKLGKIQKAPPKPKYVKQNKTKRPTTTRNKPYSRNDEPSEELIEDFNVEVRKAREAKNWSREVLGKKINERVSVINRIEAGKMTPDTKLTRKLENTLGITLLEKVDKIDLNQFMSYFTYT; via the coding sequence ATGGAATGTGAAATTTGCGGCAAACCTGTGCCTGAAAACAATCCTATAAAAGCAAAAATCGAAGGATCAGTTATGGTTGTGTGTAAAGAGTGCTCAAAACTTGGTAAAATACAAAAAGCACCACCAAAACCAAAATATGTTAAACAAAACAAGACAAAAAGACCAACTACAACTAGAAATAAACCATATTCTAGAAATGATGAACCTTCAGAGGAGCTTATTGAAGACTTCAATGTTGAAGTGAGAAAAGCCAGAGAAGCTAAAAACTGGTCTCGAGAAGTTCTAGGTAAAAAAATCAATGAAAGGGTTTCAGTTATAAACAGAATTGAAGCCGGAAAAATGACTCCAGATACCAAGCTTACAAGAAAATTGGAAAATACCCTTGGCATTACATTGCTTGAAAAAGTAGATAAAATTGATTTGAATCAATTCATGAGCTATTTTACATACACTTAA
- a CDS encoding proteasome-activating nucleotidase, giving the protein MQEEIDSLREEKSKAKSNLMWKVRKLEKDKVLIENEKIRLEREVKSLRSEVDRFRSPPLVLATITEVLDDHRMTVKSSTGPSFLVNYSKFLDEKLLVPGSRVALNQQTFGIVEVLPSEKDANVSGMEIEEKPDITYEKIGGLEEQIREVKETVELPLTEPELFEKVGIEPPKGILLYGPPGTGKTLLAKAVANETNATFIKVVASEFVKKYIGEGARLVREVFELAKEKAPAIIFIDELDAVAAKRLKSSTSGDREVQRTLMQLLAELDGFESRGDIGIIGATNRPDILDPALLRPGRFDRFIEVPLPNEDGRREILKIHTKNMSFDEEADVDLLANLTDGLSGADLKAVCTEAGMFAIREKRDKISVDDFMDAIEKVMEKNKEDEIFKSEAGMMFG; this is encoded by the coding sequence ATGCAAGAAGAAATTGATTCCTTAAGGGAAGAAAAATCCAAAGCTAAAAGTAACTTGATGTGGAAAGTTAGGAAGTTAGAAAAGGATAAAGTCTTAATAGAAAATGAAAAGATTAGACTTGAAAGAGAAGTAAAGTCTCTAAGATCTGAAGTAGATAGATTTAGATCACCTCCTTTAGTGCTTGCTACTATTACAGAAGTATTAGATGATCACAGAATGACAGTGAAAAGTAGCACAGGACCTAGTTTCCTTGTTAATTATTCAAAATTCTTAGATGAAAAATTATTAGTTCCTGGTTCAAGAGTAGCTCTTAATCAACAGACATTCGGTATTGTTGAAGTATTGCCGTCTGAAAAAGATGCAAACGTTTCCGGAATGGAAATTGAAGAAAAACCAGATATCACTTATGAAAAAATTGGTGGATTGGAAGAACAAATTAGGGAAGTTAAAGAAACTGTTGAGCTTCCTTTAACAGAACCGGAATTATTTGAAAAGGTAGGTATTGAACCACCAAAAGGAATATTATTATATGGACCTCCTGGAACCGGTAAGACCTTGCTTGCAAAAGCGGTGGCAAATGAAACCAATGCTACATTCATTAAAGTTGTAGCATCTGAATTCGTTAAAAAATACATTGGTGAAGGTGCAAGATTAGTTCGTGAAGTATTTGAACTTGCAAAAGAAAAAGCACCTGCAATCATATTCATTGACGAATTGGATGCGGTTGCTGCCAAAAGGCTCAAAAGTTCCACAAGTGGTGACAGAGAAGTTCAAAGAACTCTTATGCAATTGCTTGCAGAACTTGACGGATTTGAATCCAGGGGAGATATCGGAATTATTGGTGCTACCAACAGGCCGGATATCTTGGACCCTGCATTATTACGTCCTGGACGTTTTGACAGATTTATTGAAGTTCCACTTCCAAATGAAGATGGAAGACGTGAAATTCTCAAAATCCACACTAAAAACATGTCATTTGATGAAGAAGCTGATGTCGATTTATTAGCTAACTTGACAGATGGATTGTCTGGTGCTGATTTGAAAGCAGTATGTACCGAAGCAGGTATGTTTGCAATTCGTGAAAAACGTGACAAAATTTCAGTAGATGACTTCATGGACGCTATTGAAAAGGTCATGGAGAAAAACAAAGAAGATGAAATATTCAAATCAGAAGCAGGTATGATGTTTGGATAA
- a CDS encoding PH domain-containing protein: MLFNNDETGANDRVIYKTKPNMLLGCKKAIFGIVLLIVILSVSPIIIRFMGNLQVYLISHINLPLTRYVAIAFFVVILINVVYIIWQLIGWYSKEYILTDTKIIIKSGVISTKKNYMPYATIQDINTSQSIFARLFNVGSVSVFSAYDNNQMELKDISNPSEVEEIIFSRMTGPRNFQAPPQSMPHYQERMYEDNYGLEDEYVNHDDYLGRNDYYDEYEPITPITHERNSPQRAEYDYYPEDRVSVKNNPRHTYEYEPYSGFDNPRNNPPRENHYNQRTDDYSYRSEDYYQNNEPQDYYEEVVEKHPQNSQEDMGLSEDVIQRHFDKFKK, translated from the coding sequence ATGTTATTTAATAATGATGAAACAGGGGCAAATGACAGGGTCATTTATAAAACTAAACCTAACATGCTTTTAGGTTGCAAAAAAGCAATTTTTGGAATAGTTTTATTGATAGTTATTTTATCAGTCTCACCTATTATCATCAGGTTCATGGGTAATCTGCAGGTTTATCTGATTTCTCATATCAATCTTCCACTGACCCGCTATGTCGCTATTGCATTTTTTGTTGTCATTCTTATTAATGTGGTTTATATTATTTGGCAGCTGATTGGATGGTACTCCAAGGAATACATTCTGACCGATACTAAAATCATAATCAAGTCTGGTGTCATATCCACCAAAAAGAATTACATGCCTTATGCAACAATTCAGGATATAAATACCTCTCAAAGTATTTTTGCCAGACTATTCAATGTCGGATCAGTTTCTGTTTTCAGTGCCTATGATAACAATCAGATGGAGTTAAAAGATATTTCAAATCCTTCCGAAGTTGAAGAGATAATATTTTCCAGAATGACTGGACCAAGAAATTTCCAGGCTCCTCCTCAATCAATGCCTCATTATCAGGAAAGAATGTATGAAGATAATTACGGTTTGGAGGATGAATATGTCAATCATGATGATTATTTGGGTAGAAATGACTATTATGATGAATATGAGCCTATCACTCCTATAACTCATGAAAGAAACTCTCCTCAAAGGGCGGAATATGATTATTACCCTGAAGATAGGGTCAGTGTCAAAAATAACCCTCGCCACACTTATGAATATGAACCTTACTCAGGTTTTGACAATCCTAGAAACAACCCTCCAAGGGAAAACCATTATAATCAAAGGACCGATGATTATTCTTATAGAAGTGAAGATTATTATCAAAATAATGAACCTCAAGATTATTATGAGGAAGTTGTTGAAAAGCATCCCCAAAATTCACAGGAAGATATGGGTTTGTCCGAGGATGTAATTCAAAGGCATTTTGACAAATTCAAGAAATAG
- a CDS encoding TIGR01177 family methyltransferase, whose amino-acid sequence MELLCIQSQEHPELPLAELNAVIECEEMDTQVDWVTEGLVILKDISQENFNPYYEILTRRLGYTHEVHELILKTDVDNLEKDVLTVDWSAYIDESFAVRVKRIRSEIDTVGYERKLGTLILDNSQNIKVNLSKPKTLVRVVAHDNDLFVGIERIKLDKKHFEDSKPHKRPFFYPGSMNPKLARCMVNLSRIREGELLLDPFCGTGGILIEAGLIGCKLVGSDIYWKMQNGTAINLDYYGITDYRTFHLDVRELKMYEKVASVVTDPPYGISTSTGDVDGEEIFNEFFHAIYDNMKDDAYLCMASPHYVDLKPMVDEVGFEIVEQYGIKMHRSLTRIISVIRKKLD is encoded by the coding sequence ATGGAATTATTATGTATACAATCACAGGAACATCCTGAACTGCCATTGGCGGAACTGAATGCAGTTATTGAATGTGAAGAAATGGACACTCAAGTTGATTGGGTAACCGAGGGTTTAGTCATTTTAAAAGATATTTCTCAGGAAAATTTTAATCCATACTATGAGATTTTAACCAGAAGACTGGGTTACACTCACGAGGTTCATGAACTGATTTTGAAAACCGATGTGGATAATCTTGAAAAGGATGTTCTGACTGTTGACTGGTCAGCATATATTGATGAAAGTTTTGCCGTACGTGTTAAAAGAATTCGTTCCGAAATTGACACTGTAGGATATGAAAGAAAATTGGGTACATTGATTCTTGATAATTCACAGAATATTAAAGTCAATCTATCAAAACCGAAAACATTGGTTAGGGTAGTTGCACATGATAATGATTTATTTGTGGGTATTGAAAGGATTAAATTGGACAAAAAACATTTTGAAGACAGTAAACCTCATAAAAGACCATTTTTCTATCCTGGATCTATGAATCCAAAACTTGCAAGATGCATGGTAAACCTTTCCAGGATTAGGGAAGGGGAGCTGTTGCTTGATCCGTTTTGCGGTACAGGAGGAATACTGATTGAAGCCGGATTAATAGGATGTAAACTGGTTGGATCAGATATTTATTGGAAAATGCAGAATGGTACTGCCATTAACTTGGATTATTATGGAATAACAGACTACAGAACTTTCCATTTGGACGTTCGTGAACTTAAGATGTATGAAAAGGTTGCAAGTGTGGTTACAGATCCCCCTTATGGAATCTCCACATCAACTGGTGATGTTGATGGTGAGGAGATATTCAATGAATTTTTCCATGCAATCTATGACAATATGAAGGATGACGCTTACCTTTGTATGGCTTCTCCTCATTATGTTGATTTAAAACCTATGGTTGATGAAGTAGGATTTGAAATAGTTGAACAATATGGCATTAAAATGCATAGAAGTTTAACAAGAATTATTTCTGTAATCCGTAAAAAATTG